Below is a window of Armatimonadota bacterium DNA.
TAATCGCAGTAGGAAGCCCATTTGGACTTGAGCAGACAATCACCATAGGCGTGGTCAGCGCGGTGGGCAGACAAGAAATAGCAGGTGACGGCCAGGAAAGTCGGTTCTATCCGAACTTAATCCAAACCGACGCCTCTATCAACCCTGGAAACAGCGGCGGCCCATTAGTTAACGTAGACGGCGAGGTAATTGGCATAAACACGCTGATACGGTCTCCTTTGGGTGTTGGCAATGTTGGCATTGGGTTTGCGATTCCATCAAATACCGCGAAGTTTGTAATGGAGAGACTGATAGAACACGGCAAGGTAGTTCGCGGATATCTAGGTATTGGGCCTGCCGACCTAACGCCGGATGATAAGAAGAGATATGGGGTTGAAGAAGGTGCATTGGTAACATCAGTTGAGGCTGGCACTCCTGCAGATGCGGCGGGCATTCAGGTTGAAGATGTCATTGTTGAGTTTGACGGTAAGAAGATTACAGACGAAATAAGCCTTCGCGAGATTGTTGCCAGCACGCCGCCAGGAAAGCGCGTCAAGGTTGTCGTTGTGCGAAACAAGCAGCGAATACCGCTGGAGGTAACGGTTGGCGAGCGCGATGAGGCAATTGCTTCTTCGCAAGAAAAGGTGGAATCGGAGCTTGGATTCAGCGTGGCGGCGGTAACTCCATCACTCATTCAAAAGTACAACTTAAGCCAAGATGCAAAGGGTGTGATAGTAACCTCAGTCAGCCCTGATAGCGGAGCGGCAAGGGCCGGGCTTCAGCCTGGCGATTTGATTACAAAGATTGGCAATAAACCTATAAGAACGATGGCAGACTTCAATGCCGCAGTCAAAGGCGTGAAATCTGGGGATGAAATCAGGATGATTGTCGTTACAGAAAAACGCAGTAGACTTGTGATTGTGCCTATAGACTAGCAATTCTGGCTTCGATAGCGCACTTGACAGTCGAGGGCAGGACACGTTTCCTGCCCTTGTTTTTTTCAAGGCTCGGATTAGGTTAGGTGAAAATATGCGAGCTTTCGCTGGCAGTTTTAATTGGCATTATGGCGAGAGCGGTCCATGTGCTTTAGGTGTGGATTATTGCCTTTTGCAGCAGTGAATGAATTCGCATTCCGTGAGGAAGGCACTGCGCGGTGCCGATTTTTGGGGAAAGCAGGCTCTGCTATTCTGCAAACAGAGCAAGCAAGCTTTGTCGGGTCAAGCGCTAATCATGCAATCTCGCGCACCTGGTTTGGTATTTTGCGAGCAAGGAATTTATTGACTTTGCATCAAAAACGGGGTATAATACAAATGTATTCTAAAAGTGCACTTCCGTTCCTCCTCGAGTTAACGCGTGGGGGCGATAGGTGTCGACAGGGAACCTAGCAGCATAAGTTGCGAGCCGAGGTGCCGTTGGCCTCGTTAAAAGCGGCAAAAAAACAAACGCGAATAGCACTTACGCTCTCGCTGCCTAATTAGGCGGCGCGTCCGCCCGGCCTAAGCCGGCAGGGTCGGTTTCGGGCGTCACACATGCCGGATTACCCGCGGAACCTTGCCCGGGGAGTCTGCGGGGACGTTAAATCGGGCTGGCGCAGGGGAATCCCGCCTGCAGGAGTCAACTGCGCGAGAGCAAAATGCAGGATACGCTCGTAGAAGCTTATGTAGGCTGTTCCTTGGACCGGGGTTCGAGTCCCCGCGCCTCCACCAATGTAACTTGAACAAGGATTCTCTCTACTGAGAGCGCCGGTGACGTGTGATCCGGCGCTTTCGGCGTTCTGCGCGTGGAATTCGTGCTCAAGGATGATGTCCGGGCCGTCTTCAACAAGCCCGGCCTTTGGACTGGCTTCCGGGCCAAAATAACACATCGAGGCCCCGTTTTCTCTCTTTGCCGCCTTTTTCTCTTTCGCCTTTGGACTTTTGCATTTAAGTCCAAAGGAGGTTTTGATCTCAGGTTTGGTACATTTCGCAACCATTCCGCGCTCGCACGATTGGAGTAGCGGGTGTTACCCACGAATAAGTCTTCGGTAACGCTCGGGGTGGTAGATTGGTCGGGCTAGTCCGTATAACTTGTGATATATAGCTGTTGACATGAGTCACACGGTATAGTATATTACTGCGTGTGGCAGTAGGTTACAACTATAGCAGGAGAGTTATGCGGGATTGAAGACCCTTGTTCCAGATGACTACTCGGAAAGAATACGAAGTCTGCGAAGCAGGAGCGGCCTGACCCAAGTCCAGTTTGCGCAAAAGCTTGGTGTTTCGTTTGCGTCCGTCAATCGTTGGGAGAACGGCAAGTCTAAGCCCACACCTATCGTTTGGGAAATCATAGAACGATTAGAACGATCCGGCGTCGGCGGGCTTGACGATAAACCTAAAACAGACCTAGTTGATCTCAAAGCAGACACTCGCCCATCTTCTTTGGCAGCCGATTTCTCGGCGCGCCCGGACCTCGTGCGTGCGGTTGTGGAAGGACATCGCCTGGGCTATGCTCACCTCTGTAACCCGACCTTCGCTGCAGAAATGTCGCTCATCGATCCTTTGCCGCACCAGCGTATTGCTGTATACGAGCGTATGCTTCGGCAGCCCCGCCTGCGGTTCCTGTTGGCCGATGATGCTGGCGCAGGCAAGACAATCATGGCAGGTCTCTATATCCGTGAGATGCTGAGCCGGCGATTGATACGTCGTGTTCTTATCGTTGCACCTGCTGGACTCATAGGGAACTGGCAACGTGAGTTGGAGACGCTGTTCAGCCTGGAGTTCCGTATCATCACTGGCGCGGATGCTCGCAGCGCGAACCCATTTCTCGGAAATGGAAGTGACCGAATCATTGCCAGCATCGACACTCTTGCCGGTGAGACGATGTTCCGATGCCTTCAGCATCCCGACGTGGAACCTTATGACCTAGTGATCTTTGACGAAGCCCACAAGCTCACTGCGGACCGAGAGCCAGACTTTCACATTCGAAAGACGGACAGGTACAGGGTAGCCGAAGCACTCGCCGGAATACACAGCGACAACCAGAGGTGGTGGCTCACCTGGAAGGCCAAGCATTTGTTGCTGCTCACCGCGACGCCGCACATGGGCAAGGATTTCCCATACTACTGCCTTTGGCGCCTTCTTGAGCCTGAGTCTCTGTCAACACTCGATGCGTTCAACTCATATCCACCAGAAGCCAGATCCCAGCACTTCCTCCGACGAACCAAGGAGGAAATGGTCTACCTGGATGGTCGACCGATATACCCTATGCGAATATCGGACACACTTAGTTACGATCTAACTCAAGGAGAGATCAGCGAGCAGAAACTATACGACGAAACGACCGAATACATCCAGACATTCTACACTCCTATGAGCGTGATGAACACCACGGCGGCGCAGTTGGCGAAGAGCGTATTCCAGCGCCGATTGGCCAGCTCGACATTTGCGCTAAAGAGATCTCTGGAGAAACGCTATGAGAGGGTCACCCAGTACATCTCGGATATCAACTCCGGCAAGATAACACTGAAGCAGCTTGCGTCGCGAGCAAAGCGTCTGCGGGATATCTTTGACGATCAAACCGCCGATGAGGAGGCTCTGAGCGACGGGCGCGAAGCCAATGAAGCAGCCGAGGATGACATCATAAGTGGAGTGATAGCGCGCTCGATCGTCGATCTTGAGGCGGAAGCGGTCAAGCTGGAGTCCTTGATCAGGCTCGCAGACCAAGTCCTAGACAAGGGCGACGAATCCAAGTTTGTCAAGCTGCGGGAGATCATCCAGGACCCAAAGTACAAAGACGAGAAGCTGATCATCTTCACCGAGCATCGAGATACTCTTACGTATCTGGTAAATCGGCTGGAGGGTCTTGGTTTCACCGGTCAGGTAGCCCAAATCCACGGCGGAATGGATTATCAGGAAAGGCAGGCTCAGGTGGACTTCTTCCGCAAGCCTGCCGACCAAGGCGGAGCAACGTATCTCGTGGCAACTGACGCCGCCGGCGAAGGTATCAATCTTCAGTTCTGCCGGCTGATGGTGAACTACGATGTTCCGTGGAACCCGGCTAGACTGGAGCAGCGGATGGGCAGGATTCATCGCTATGGTCAGAAGCACGACCCGGTAATCATTCTGAACATCGTGGCCGGTAAGACGCGTGAAGGCAGGGTCATAAAGGTACTTTTGGACAAGCTGGAGCGCATT
It encodes the following:
- a CDS encoding Do family serine endopeptidase gives rise to the protein MDGSKYILSKPASLLVVIALSIALGASLAMNFSGQNTAYAVDQQTAKMAQRAALKQMQEGFISIADEILPSVVSITSIRTVSTRQTFPWFDDEFFKNLPFEIPKPEIPEKRRMESYGSGVIVRSDGYILTNDHVVGGAEKVKVHLKDGRQFEGKVTRDPQSDLAIIKIDAKNLPAAKLGDSAKVKPGSWVIAVGSPFGLEQTITIGVVSAVGRQEIAGDGQESRFYPNLIQTDASINPGNSGGPLVNVDGEVIGINTLIRSPLGVGNVGIGFAIPSNTAKFVMERLIEHGKVVRGYLGIGPADLTPDDKKRYGVEEGALVTSVEAGTPADAAGIQVEDVIVEFDGKKITDEISLREIVASTPPGKRVKVVVVRNKQRIPLEVTVGERDEAIASSQEKVESELGFSVAAVTPSLIQKYNLSQDAKGVIVTSVSPDSGAARAGLQPGDLITKIGNKPIRTMADFNAAVKGVKSGDEIRMIVVTEKRSRLVIVPID
- a CDS encoding DUF3883 domain-containing protein produces the protein MKTLVPDDYSERIRSLRSRSGLTQVQFAQKLGVSFASVNRWENGKSKPTPIVWEIIERLERSGVGGLDDKPKTDLVDLKADTRPSSLAADFSARPDLVRAVVEGHRLGYAHLCNPTFAAEMSLIDPLPHQRIAVYERMLRQPRLRFLLADDAGAGKTIMAGLYIREMLSRRLIRRVLIVAPAGLIGNWQRELETLFSLEFRIITGADARSANPFLGNGSDRIIASIDTLAGETMFRCLQHPDVEPYDLVIFDEAHKLTADREPDFHIRKTDRYRVAEALAGIHSDNQRWWLTWKAKHLLLLTATPHMGKDFPYYCLWRLLEPESLSTLDAFNSYPPEARSQHFLRRTKEEMVYLDGRPIYPMRISDTLSYDLTQGEISEQKLYDETTEYIQTFYTPMSVMNTTAAQLAKSVFQRRLASSTFALKRSLEKRYERVTQYISDINSGKITLKQLASRAKRLRDIFDDQTADEEALSDGREANEAAEDDIISGVIARSIVDLEAEAVKLESLIRLADQVLDKGDESKFVKLREIIQDPKYKDEKLIIFTEHRDTLTYLVNRLEGLGFTGQVAQIHGGMDYQERQAQVDFFRKPADQGGATYLVATDAAGEGINLQFCRLMVNYDVPWNPARLEQRMGRIHRYGQKHDPVIILNIVAGKTREGRVIKVLLDKLERIRKELSADKVFDVVGRVLEGVSIKSYIEQALTEDGAEKAVREIDERLTKERVQRVQEEEKSLYGCVGDVKAELPRLREEIERETYRRLMPGYVRRFLETSIPLIGAKIDGDPGDGFSIKPAQPGALDPLLPELDRYPNGERTKFTVNKPESDSNLVFLHVGEPFFDAYREYICAKFAQDALRGAVFIDPTAGEPYLFHLALVTVVRKADPGQKAFSGTQTLEYRLVGLKQTENGDVRECPVEQLLLLKGADGITPSSARLAAGSAHLIEAAKAYLFESVARRIAQERRAALLESLKEREEFIRRGFDYEYAELASARVAVNKKLANGDPAAHARLATIKKRQEAIERHREETLAIIRREPELISPGEVTFLAHALVVPTPLSKELEEYDAEIERIAMDFVRAHEESRGARVVDVSTAELAVAAGLCEYPGFDLLSHRPDGTKLCIEVKGRARMGEIELSENEWAKACNLRNDYWLYVVYDCATAFPRLMRVQDPFGKLLARMIGSVRISETQIFDAAQNE